Proteins found in one Candidatus Zixiibacteriota bacterium genomic segment:
- a CDS encoding ATP-binding cassette domain-containing protein, whose product MLAGLDTPTSGHIEIGGRRLGDLSRRELAAYRANRVGMIFQSFNLVAHRTALQNVELALYFNQTARAERARLARQTLERLDLCDRLDHRPAGLSGGEQQRVAIARALVKSPEMLFADEPTGNLDYEHSRQIAAILADLNRHGITVLMVTHDTELAAQYAHRTVRLVYGRMAGEPIA is encoded by the coding sequence ATGCTCGCCGGTCTTGACACCCCCACTTCCGGGCATATCGAAATCGGCGGCCGCAGGCTGGGTGATCTTTCGCGCCGGGAGCTGGCCGCCTATCGCGCCAACCGAGTCGGGATGATCTTCCAGTCATTTAACCTGGTGGCCCACCGTACGGCCCTCCAGAATGTGGAACTGGCGCTTTATTTCAATCAGACGGCTCGCGCGGAGCGCGCCCGCCTGGCGCGCCAAACCCTTGAGCGGCTCGACCTGTGTGACCGGCTCGATCACAGACCGGCCGGCCTATCCGGCGGCGAACAACAGCGTGTCGCGATCGCCCGGGCACTGGTGAAGAGCCCGGAGATGCTGTTTGCCGACGAGCCGACCGGCAATCTCGACTACGAGCACAGCCGACAGATCGCGGCGATTCTTGCTGATTTGAATCGGCATGGCATCACAGTGCTCATGGTCACGCACGACACCGAACTTGCGGCGCAGTATGCCCATCGGACGGTCCGCCTGGTCTATGGACGAATGGCCGGAGAGCCGATAGCATGA
- a CDS encoding bifunctional (p)ppGpp synthetase/guanosine-3',5'-bis(diphosphate) 3'-pyrophosphohydrolase produces MTVPSESKPQVKYNLAQFIIQVEALNANIDVALLRRAYEVSDTAHAGQRRSSGEPFIEHCHEVALFLAELHMDSTTLAAGLLHDVVEDTPCTLEQVREEFGDEVADLVDGVSKISAVEFNSIEEQQAEYFRKMLLSMAKDIRVIIIKLADRMHNMRTLEALPLAKRKRIAQETHDVYGPLAHRLGIYKAKTELEDLALKHLQPEIYAELAKAVKEKKEEREAYIEEITKPIKEALARDGIKADVYGRAKHLDSIYHKIVKRGVPFDQIYDLLAIRVIVQNERECYHTMGILHAMWKPVAGRFHDYIANPKPNGYRSLHTTVFGPRNKTVEIQIRTRKMHEFAENGIAAHWLYKEGRQYLSRDDKQMIWLRGVLEWQKDDLLNPTEFMEYLKMDLYSEDIFVYTPKGKLVHLPRGATPLDFAFQIHTEIGFHCAGAKINGRLQPLSTKLQSGDMVDIITNPTHTPSHDWLKLVKTSSARSRIRRWLNQAKFEQSVALGREILERRLKEMRLAMPNDAQLQEYAEHLDQKSAETMLAAIGSGALAPRLVINLIHPEDIPEAPPGIVGRLVERIRGTKGVRVQGMANMMFRFAGCCQPVPGEDIVGFITRGRGVTIHHASCKLAIDLANQAPERKIAVSWDAGMDQSFVVQLDVVVEDRKGMLHDITEAIADSNTNVRGAEIYSLDTTAQGKFLIEVSSLSHLNRIIDKMKKVKGVIQVQRSRRYDPGE; encoded by the coding sequence ATGACGGTGCCGTCAGAAAGTAAACCTCAGGTCAAGTACAACCTGGCGCAGTTTATCATACAGGTCGAGGCGCTCAACGCCAATATCGACGTAGCCCTGTTGCGCCGGGCATACGAGGTTTCGGACACGGCTCACGCCGGCCAGCGGCGCTCCTCGGGCGAGCCGTTTATCGAGCACTGTCACGAGGTGGCGCTCTTCCTGGCGGAACTGCACATGGACTCGACCACTCTTGCCGCCGGGCTGCTTCATGATGTGGTCGAGGACACGCCATGCACTCTCGAGCAGGTTCGCGAGGAGTTCGGCGACGAGGTGGCCGACCTGGTCGACGGTGTCTCCAAGATCAGTGCGGTCGAGTTCAACTCGATCGAGGAGCAGCAGGCCGAATACTTTCGCAAGATGCTCCTGAGCATGGCCAAGGATATCCGCGTGATCATCATCAAACTGGCCGACCGCATGCACAACATGCGCACGCTCGAAGCGCTGCCGCTCGCCAAGCGGAAACGGATCGCCCAGGAGACACACGACGTTTACGGCCCGCTGGCGCACCGTCTCGGCATCTATAAGGCCAAAACCGAGCTGGAGGATCTTGCGCTCAAGCACCTGCAGCCGGAGATTTACGCGGAGCTGGCCAAGGCCGTGAAGGAGAAGAAGGAAGAGCGCGAGGCCTACATCGAGGAGATAACCAAGCCAATAAAGGAAGCGCTCGCCAGGGACGGCATCAAAGCGGATGTCTACGGGCGAGCCAAACACCTCGACTCCATCTATCACAAGATCGTCAAACGCGGCGTACCATTCGATCAAATCTACGATTTACTTGCTATCCGTGTGATCGTGCAAAACGAGCGCGAATGCTACCACACCATGGGTATTCTCCACGCCATGTGGAAGCCGGTGGCGGGACGGTTTCATGACTACATTGCTAATCCCAAACCGAATGGGTACCGCTCGCTTCACACGACCGTTTTCGGCCCACGCAATAAGACAGTCGAAATCCAGATTCGCACGCGCAAGATGCACGAGTTCGCCGAAAACGGAATCGCCGCCCACTGGCTGTACAAAGAGGGGCGACAGTATCTCAGCCGCGACGACAAACAGATGATCTGGCTGCGCGGCGTGCTCGAATGGCAAAAAGACGACCTGCTCAATCCGACCGAGTTTATGGAATATCTCAAAATGGATCTCTACTCGGAGGACATCTTCGTCTATACGCCCAAAGGGAAGTTGGTTCACTTGCCGCGGGGCGCTACGCCGCTCGACTTTGCGTTCCAGATTCATACCGAGATCGGTTTCCATTGCGCCGGAGCGAAAATCAACGGCCGTCTTCAGCCGCTGTCAACCAAGCTGCAATCGGGTGACATGGTTGATATAATAACCAATCCGACCCACACGCCGTCACACGACTGGCTCAAACTGGTCAAGACGTCGTCGGCACGCTCGCGTATCCGTCGATGGCTGAACCAGGCGAAGTTCGAGCAGTCGGTGGCGCTCGGAAGAGAGATACTCGAGCGCCGTTTGAAAGAGATGCGGTTGGCGATGCCGAACGATGCCCAGCTTCAGGAATACGCAGAGCATCTCGATCAGAAGTCCGCCGAAACCATGCTCGCTGCGATCGGCAGCGGGGCGCTGGCACCACGGCTGGTCATCAACCTGATTCATCCCGAGGACATCCCCGAGGCGCCGCCGGGAATTGTCGGTCGGCTGGTCGAGCGTATCCGCGGCACCAAGGGTGTGCGGGTTCAGGGGATGGCCAACATGATGTTCCGTTTCGCGGGCTGCTGTCAGCCGGTGCCGGGCGAGGACATCGTCGGTTTCATCACGCGAGGTCGCGGCGTGACTATCCATCATGCCAGTTGCAAGCTGGCAATCGACCTGGCCAACCAGGCGCCGGAGCGGAAAATCGCTGTTAGTTGGGACGCCGGCATGGACCAGTCATTCGTGGTGCAGCTCGATGTGGTCGTTGAGGACCGCAAAGGGATGCTGCACGATATCACCGAGGCTATTGCCGATTCCAATACCAACGTGCGCGGCGCGGAGATCTATTCACTCGACACGACCGCGCAGGGAAAGTTTCTGATCGAGGTATCAAGCCTGTCACATCTCAATCGGATTATCGACAAGATGAAGAAGGTAAAGGGTGTGATCCAGGTGCAACGTTCCCGTCGCTACGACCCGGGGGAGTAG
- a CDS encoding MmgE/PrpD family protein, with the protein MPDKSISRQIAEFAVGLGYNDLTPEAIHEVKRYLYDSLGCAYGGYHTKDVGILRGIYTDMGGKPQATLFGFGDKLPAANAALVNSLMIRALDYNDIYWKEDPSHPSDIIPAALSVGEMVGASMKEVIVGIVLAYEFEMRLCEFAVPGVRERKWHHATLTQFVSPIVAGKMLGLTVDQMVHAIGISGCHNHTIGCPTAGKLTMMKNTVDPMAVQAGVVAALMARRGYTGTEAVFEGKEGLMDVFGPKWEKDNLLGGLGTKFKILECSMKGFPTEALTHTHLTCMLKVIRENDIKPEQIETATVTTIARACDILFDPHKYRPESRETADHSLPYCLAAAIVDRQISTASFSEEKLKDPRIWAVIDKIKGEASMEFEKMFPAKQPSKVVVRTEDGREYSAYLEYPKGDPREPMTEEDLDIKFAGLAEKLLSAERRQNVKDTIFNCEKLSAPEFMQATVV; encoded by the coding sequence ATGCCAGACAAGTCAATCTCCCGCCAGATCGCTGAGTTCGCGGTCGGGCTCGGCTACAATGACCTGACACCTGAAGCGATTCATGAGGTCAAGCGGTATCTCTATGATTCGCTTGGATGTGCCTATGGTGGGTATCACACCAAGGACGTGGGCATCCTCCGCGGGATTTACACAGATATGGGCGGGAAGCCTCAGGCGACCCTGTTCGGTTTCGGCGACAAGCTGCCCGCAGCCAACGCCGCACTGGTCAACTCGCTGATGATCCGCGCACTTGATTACAACGACATCTACTGGAAAGAAGACCCGTCGCACCCGTCGGATATAATACCGGCGGCGCTCTCGGTGGGCGAAATGGTGGGCGCCTCGATGAAAGAAGTCATCGTTGGAATCGTCCTCGCCTATGAGTTTGAAATGCGGCTGTGCGAGTTTGCCGTTCCCGGCGTGCGCGAGCGCAAGTGGCACCATGCCACACTGACACAGTTCGTCTCGCCGATTGTCGCGGGGAAGATGCTTGGCTTGACTGTCGATCAGATGGTCCACGCGATCGGTATCAGCGGCTGCCATAATCACACGATCGGCTGTCCGACAGCCGGGAAACTCACCATGATGAAGAATACGGTCGATCCGATGGCGGTCCAGGCGGGCGTGGTGGCCGCGCTGATGGCGCGGCGCGGATATACCGGCACCGAGGCGGTGTTCGAGGGGAAAGAGGGGCTGATGGATGTATTCGGTCCGAAATGGGAAAAGGATAATCTGCTGGGCGGGCTGGGCACGAAATTCAAAATCCTCGAATGCTCGATGAAGGGCTTTCCGACCGAGGCGCTCACCCACACGCACCTGACCTGCATGTTGAAAGTGATCCGCGAGAACGATATCAAGCCGGAGCAGATTGAAACAGCGACAGTGACCACTATCGCCCGCGCTTGTGATATCCTGTTTGATCCGCACAAATATCGCCCCGAATCTCGCGAGACTGCCGATCATTCGTTGCCGTACTGTCTCGCGGCCGCGATTGTCGATCGCCAGATCAGCACGGCGTCGTTCTCGGAGGAGAAACTCAAAGACCCGCGCATTTGGGCGGTGATCGACAAGATCAAGGGCGAGGCATCTATGGAATTCGAGAAGATGTTCCCCGCCAAACAGCCGTCGAAAGTGGTCGTGCGCACCGAAGACGGTCGCGAGTACTCCGCTTATCTCGAATATCCGAAAGGTGATCCCCGCGAGCCTATGACCGAGGAGGACCTTGATATCAAGTTCGCGGGCCTGGCCGAGAAGTTACTGAGCGCCGAGCGGCGGCAGAATGTCAAAGACACGATCTTCAATTGCGAGAAACTCTCCGCTCCGGAGTTCATGCAGGCGACAGTAGTGTGA
- a CDS encoding Gfo/Idh/MocA family oxidoreductase: MAKNFAITGVGGYVAPRHLKAIKETGHNLVAAVDPADSVGILDRYFNDVAFFTEFERFDRHIEKLRRLDDSQRIHYVSICSPNYLHDAHCRFALRVGADAICEKPLVLNPWNIDALAELEQESGRKINTVLQLRVHPALIALRERIQKERPSDKHEVQLTYITSRGPWYLVSWKGHVDRSGGLATNIGIHFFDLLIWLFGPVEKNELHVSQATSVAGYLELQRARVRWFLSIDRSMLPDEVKAKEHTTYRSISIDGKEVEFSEGFTDLHTEVYRRTLAGQGFGLEDARPSINLAHDIRVAVPAGVSANSHPMVKS, from the coding sequence ATGGCGAAGAATTTCGCGATTACCGGGGTCGGCGGCTATGTCGCCCCGCGCCATCTGAAGGCTATCAAAGAGACCGGCCACAACTTGGTGGCGGCGGTCGACCCGGCCGACTCGGTCGGCATTCTCGACCGGTATTTCAACGATGTAGCGTTCTTTACCGAGTTCGAGCGGTTCGATCGGCATATCGAAAAGCTCCGCCGCCTCGATGACTCACAGCGCATTCACTATGTTTCAATCTGCTCGCCTAACTACTTGCACGACGCCCACTGCCGGTTTGCGCTTCGGGTCGGCGCCGACGCCATCTGCGAAAAGCCGCTGGTGCTGAATCCGTGGAATATCGACGCCCTCGCCGAACTCGAGCAAGAGAGCGGGCGGAAGATCAATACTGTGTTGCAGCTACGAGTCCATCCCGCGCTGATTGCGCTGCGCGAAAGGATTCAGAAAGAGCGGCCGTCGGATAAGCATGAGGTGCAACTAACATATATCACTTCACGCGGGCCGTGGTATCTCGTCTCGTGGAAAGGTCATGTCGATCGTTCCGGCGGACTGGCGACTAATATCGGCATTCACTTCTTTGATCTGCTGATTTGGCTTTTCGGCCCGGTGGAGAAGAACGAGCTGCACGTTTCTCAGGCGACCTCGGTAGCAGGATATCTGGAGCTTCAGCGGGCGCGCGTGCGGTGGTTCTTGTCGATTGATCGCAGCATGTTGCCGGACGAAGTCAAGGCCAAAGAGCATACGACTTATCGCTCTATCTCAATCGACGGCAAGGAAGTCGAGTTCTCCGAGGGGTTCACCGACCTGCACACCGAGGTCTACCGCCGCACTCTGGCCGGACAGGGCTTCGGTCTGGAGGACGCCCGCCCATCAATCAATCTCGCACATGATATTCGCGTGGCAGTACCGGCTGGGGTGAGCGCAAATTCGCATCCGATGGTGAAAAGTTAG
- a CDS encoding ABC transporter permease, with translation MTFYDKVSIPLGNLWRMKLRSFLTNSGVMIAIGAFVAMLSFGAGNQKYVTEQFNQLGLFSTMYVYPRTNGESSDTTKPSPLNDSVVTWLAGLPGVDLAYPYNAYEVTAATADTALKIQAQAVPHSATTTKMFTRLEAGRLFESDSAREAVVTTMFLREAGIDSAESIIGQQLVVSVQRIRLDSGLVHVLRGSSDLADRVFVKGWIDSVRRVEFPKRIVRNELNQAVVRFSDGIFNHPTTITDTLTIVGVLKTGEGQSRLEPILVPVATAGRFSSEGMSNDPTELYAALSGGGFFNEAGDPGYQTYPRVTLQLDPHLPFKPIKDSVEARGFRSFSYAEEFEEIQKFFIYFDMALALVGMIALVTASLGIVNTMVVSIMERRREIGVLKSLGAAEGDIRTLFLFESALIGLIGSLAGIALGWAVSRVSSAVARYFMAREGFDEIELFALPRWLVLLALGFGLVVSIAAGAYPEARAARVDAIEALRVE, from the coding sequence ATGACTTTCTACGACAAGGTCAGTATCCCGCTAGGTAACCTCTGGCGGATGAAGCTGCGCTCGTTTCTGACCAACTCCGGCGTGATGATCGCGATCGGCGCGTTTGTCGCCATGCTCTCGTTCGGCGCAGGCAATCAGAAGTATGTTACCGAACAGTTCAATCAGCTCGGACTGTTCAGCACGATGTACGTCTACCCCAGGACCAACGGGGAATCGTCCGATACCACCAAACCGTCGCCGCTCAACGACTCGGTAGTAACCTGGCTGGCCGGACTGCCCGGAGTCGATCTGGCGTATCCGTACAACGCCTACGAGGTAACGGCGGCGACCGCCGACACCGCCCTGAAGATTCAGGCGCAGGCGGTCCCTCATAGCGCTACGACTACTAAGATGTTCACCCGTTTGGAGGCCGGGCGGTTGTTTGAGTCGGATTCGGCCCGTGAGGCCGTGGTGACAACGATGTTTCTTCGTGAGGCCGGAATCGATTCAGCCGAATCAATCATCGGGCAACAATTGGTCGTATCGGTTCAGCGGATTCGCCTCGATTCCGGGTTGGTGCACGTGCTTCGGGGATCGTCAGACCTTGCCGATCGGGTATTCGTCAAAGGCTGGATCGACTCAGTGCGGCGTGTCGAATTCCCGAAGCGGATCGTCCGCAATGAACTCAATCAGGCGGTAGTCCGGTTCAGCGACGGGATCTTCAATCATCCGACCACGATCACCGACACGCTTACTATTGTCGGCGTGCTGAAGACCGGCGAAGGGCAAAGTCGGCTCGAACCGATTCTCGTGCCGGTCGCTACCGCCGGGCGGTTTTCGTCGGAAGGGATGTCCAACGACCCGACCGAATTGTATGCTGCGCTCAGCGGCGGCGGGTTCTTCAATGAAGCGGGCGACCCCGGATATCAGACCTACCCGCGCGTGACCCTGCAGCTCGATCCCCATCTGCCGTTCAAGCCGATCAAGGATTCGGTTGAGGCTCGCGGTTTCCGATCGTTTAGCTACGCCGAGGAATTCGAGGAAATCCAGAAGTTCTTCATCTACTTCGACATGGCGCTCGCCCTGGTGGGGATGATTGCGCTGGTTACCGCCTCGCTCGGCATTGTCAACACCATGGTTGTGTCGATTATGGAGCGGCGGCGCGAGATTGGCGTGCTGAAATCTTTAGGCGCGGCCGAGGGTGATATCCGCACGCTGTTCCTCTTTGAGTCTGCCCTTATCGGCCTCATCGGTTCGCTTGCCGGAATAGCTCTTGGCTGGGCGGTCAGCCGGGTATCGTCGGCAGTGGCCCGCTATTTCATGGCGCGGGAAGGGTTCGACGAAATCGAATTGTTCGCCCTCCCCAGGTGGCTGGTGCTGCTCGCGCTTGGGTTCGGCCTGGTGGTAAGTATTGCCGCCGGGGCGTATCCGGAAGCGCGCGCCGCCCGTGTCGACGCAATCGAGGCGCTGCGGGTAGAATAG
- the lysF gene encoding homoaconitase, whose translation MAQNLIEKIVQRFAVGLEPGQEVHAGDFVSIRPAHVMTHDNTGAVIPKFTSIGATKILDPRQPVFTLDHNVQDRSEANLKKYAAIEAFAKQHGIDFYPAGRGIGHQIMCEEGYAWPQTLAVASDSHSNMYGGLGCLGTPIVRTDAAAIWATGRTWWQVPPVARVELNGRLRAGSTGKDVIITLCGAFNKDEVLNHAVEFCGDGVAHLSVDYRLAIANMTTEWGALVGLFPTDKVTLDWLRRRSEFVRRRGPTGQPSEAGATDGSSTRLNDKRIDGLSKNILYADPDAFYAKQLKLDLSTVSPHVSGPHNVKTYTSIPEIRKRHVKIQKAYLVSCVNSRVEDIAAAAKVIKGKRVADGVEFYISAASSEVQAESTRRGDWQSLTDAGARELPPGCGPCIGLGVGLLQDGEVGISATNRNFKGRMGSRDAQAYLGSPEVVAASAVAGYIDGPDVGDVPEVKASTTVASRPSTRPTVSVLKDFPNEIAGELIFCHQDNLNTDGIYPGKYTYIDDFTPQQQAQVVMENYDPEFGTIVNKGDILVGGFNFGTGSSREQAATALKYRGIRLVLAGSLNQTYQRNALNNGFLALETPGLCRDLKQRFGTDALTVRTGITAKIRFDTATLEAGGKTYAIDPVGVAAQELVIEGGLENWVKKKL comes from the coding sequence ATGGCGCAGAACCTCATCGAAAAGATTGTCCAGCGGTTCGCGGTTGGTCTCGAACCGGGGCAGGAGGTTCATGCGGGAGACTTCGTGTCAATTCGCCCGGCCCATGTTATGACTCATGACAACACCGGCGCGGTCATTCCGAAGTTCACATCTATCGGCGCCACGAAGATCCTCGATCCACGTCAGCCGGTGTTCACGCTCGACCACAACGTGCAGGACCGGAGCGAGGCGAATCTCAAGAAATATGCCGCGATCGAGGCGTTCGCCAAACAGCACGGAATCGACTTCTATCCGGCGGGGCGCGGTATCGGACACCAGATTATGTGCGAGGAAGGATACGCCTGGCCGCAGACATTGGCGGTGGCCTCGGACTCGCACTCCAACATGTACGGTGGATTGGGATGTCTCGGCACTCCAATCGTTCGCACCGATGCCGCCGCGATTTGGGCCACTGGTCGCACCTGGTGGCAGGTGCCGCCGGTGGCCAGGGTGGAGCTGAACGGGCGGCTCCGCGCCGGCTCGACCGGCAAGGATGTCATCATCACGCTGTGCGGCGCTTTCAATAAAGACGAGGTCCTGAACCATGCAGTCGAGTTTTGCGGCGATGGGGTCGCGCATTTGTCAGTTGACTATCGGCTCGCAATTGCCAATATGACCACCGAATGGGGGGCGTTGGTCGGCCTGTTCCCAACCGACAAGGTCACGCTGGATTGGCTGCGGAGGCGATCAGAGTTTGTGCGAAGGCGCGGGCCGACCGGGCAGCCGTCCGAGGCGGGCGCGACAGACGGATCAAGCACCAGATTGAACGACAAGAGGATAGATGGATTATCTAAGAATATACTTTATGCCGATCCGGACGCCTTCTACGCTAAACAGCTAAAGCTCGACCTGTCCACGGTGTCGCCGCACGTATCCGGCCCGCATAACGTCAAGACGTACACGTCGATTCCGGAGATTCGCAAGCGCCATGTCAAAATCCAGAAGGCGTACCTCGTCTCCTGCGTGAACAGCCGTGTCGAAGACATCGCCGCTGCCGCGAAAGTGATCAAGGGGAAGCGAGTCGCTGACGGTGTTGAATTCTACATCTCGGCGGCGTCGAGTGAGGTGCAGGCCGAATCAACCCGCCGTGGCGACTGGCAGTCGCTGACCGATGCCGGCGCGAGAGAGCTTCCGCCCGGCTGCGGGCCGTGTATCGGTTTGGGAGTCGGCCTTCTGCAGGACGGCGAAGTGGGGATCTCGGCGACCAATCGCAATTTCAAAGGCCGGATGGGTTCGCGCGACGCACAGGCTTATCTTGGTTCGCCCGAGGTAGTGGCCGCGTCGGCGGTGGCCGGGTATATCGACGGCCCGGACGTCGGCGACGTACCCGAGGTGAAGGCGTCGACAACCGTTGCATCGCGGCCCTCCACACGACCTACCGTATCCGTACTGAAAGACTTCCCAAATGAAATCGCGGGCGAATTGATCTTTTGCCATCAAGATAATCTCAATACCGATGGTATCTATCCCGGCAAGTACACCTATATCGATGACTTCACCCCGCAGCAGCAGGCGCAGGTAGTCATGGAGAACTACGATCCGGAGTTCGGTACGATTGTCAACAAAGGTGATATCCTGGTCGGCGGGTTTAATTTTGGCACCGGCAGCTCGCGCGAGCAGGCGGCTACGGCGTTGAAATATCGCGGCATCAGGCTGGTGCTGGCCGGCTCGCTGAATCAGACGTACCAACGCAACGCACTCAACAACGGTTTTCTCGCGCTCGAAACACCTGGTCTGTGCCGTGACCTGAAGCAGCGGTTCGGTACGGACGCTCTTACTGTGCGGACAGGTATAACGGCAAAGATCCGTTTCGATACGGCGACTCTCGAAGCGGGCGGCAAGACGTACGCGATTGATCCGGTGGGTGTCGCCGCACAGGAGTTGGTGATTGAGGGCGGGCTGGAAAATTGGGTAAAGAAGAAACTGTAA
- a CDS encoding transglutaminase domain-containing protein codes for MSKTATALFLTVLTLAGSALAAPGDTLKSIPAPYMCPQGLAYDGKYLWCVDRRSDQIYAVSRTDGAIQDSISTPGYVPRGLAFDGRLLWVADAEEERLFAINPSSKIVERTIPSPISEPTGLAWDGKRLWISGDGYNKIDLISIDDGTTIVSIPSPTSHTTSLSYDGAYLWVADRFADRIYMVAPVRGDVVMSYPSPGPYPCGLAWDGKNLWAVDYQTDRIYQLVRDDDTPYARTKVKKQKVDFLHQVRSFGPDTLKTLDVYMALPESFANQDLLSTVEFSPTVTDVLTDKWGQKVAHFRFDDLGPDQFTELRMTVSANMYETRFFVFPEKVGRLDEIPKAIRDEYLVDDTKFDIGSNTIRQAVQDAVGVETNPYWIARRIQQYCVDKLEYERVGGWNVAPAVLERGNGSCSEYTFVYIAMCRAAGLPARYAGAIVVRNDDASYDDVFHRWVEVYLPGYGWVPVDPSRGDSKWPADVAGSFGFVANNCLVTTVGGGGSEYMDWGYNGNERWTSKGKCKVVVENIGEWTPVE; via the coding sequence ATGAGCAAAACTGCTACCGCTCTGTTCCTGACAGTGCTTACCCTCGCAGGCAGCGCTCTGGCTGCTCCCGGCGACACCCTTAAGTCAATCCCAGCGCCGTATATGTGCCCGCAGGGACTTGCCTACGACGGCAAGTACCTCTGGTGTGTGGATCGGCGGAGTGATCAGATCTACGCTGTCAGCCGCACCGACGGCGCCATTCAGGATTCGATCTCAACCCCCGGCTACGTGCCGCGCGGACTGGCGTTCGACGGCAGACTGCTGTGGGTAGCCGACGCTGAGGAAGAGCGTCTATTCGCGATCAATCCGTCCAGTAAGATAGTTGAGCGAACAATTCCGAGTCCAATCTCCGAACCCACGGGTCTGGCGTGGGACGGCAAGCGCTTGTGGATCAGCGGCGACGGGTACAACAAGATTGATCTTATCAGTATCGACGACGGCACTACGATTGTATCTATCCCGTCACCGACGTCGCACACGACAAGTCTGTCTTATGATGGCGCGTACCTTTGGGTAGCGGACCGGTTTGCGGATCGGATCTACATGGTCGCGCCGGTGCGCGGGGACGTGGTCATGAGTTATCCGTCGCCGGGGCCGTACCCGTGCGGGTTGGCCTGGGACGGCAAGAACCTGTGGGCAGTGGACTATCAGACTGATCGGATATACCAGTTGGTTCGCGATGATGACACACCCTATGCGCGCACCAAAGTCAAAAAGCAGAAGGTCGATTTCCTGCACCAGGTACGAAGCTTCGGGCCGGATACTCTGAAAACACTCGATGTCTACATGGCGCTCCCAGAGAGTTTTGCGAACCAGGATCTTCTCAGCACTGTTGAGTTTTCACCGACAGTTACCGACGTGCTCACTGATAAGTGGGGACAGAAGGTGGCACATTTCCGGTTTGACGATCTCGGCCCGGATCAGTTCACCGAGCTGCGCATGACAGTCTCGGCTAACATGTACGAGACGAGATTCTTTGTGTTCCCGGAGAAGGTCGGTCGCCTTGACGAAATTCCCAAGGCCATCCGCGATGAATACTTAGTGGATGACACCAAATTCGATATCGGCAGCAACACTATCCGCCAGGCCGTACAGGACGCCGTGGGAGTGGAGACGAACCCGTACTGGATCGCACGCCGCATCCAGCAGTATTGTGTCGACAAGCTCGAATACGAGCGGGTCGGCGGATGGAATGTCGCTCCGGCAGTGCTCGAGCGGGGCAACGGTTCATGTTCGGAATACACTTTTGTATACATCGCCATGTGTCGCGCGGCCGGGCTTCCGGCGCGATATGCCGGTGCGATTGTCGTACGCAACGATGACGCCTCCTATGATGACGTGTTTCATCGCTGGGTGGAGGTCTACCTGCCGGGGTACGGCTGGGTGCCGGTGGACCCGTCGCGGGGCGACAGCAAATGGCCGGCGGATGTAGCCGGTTCATTTGGTTTTGTTGCAAACAACTGTTTGGTGACGACTGTCGGCGGGGGCGGCTCGGAGTACATGGACTGGGGTTACAACGGCAACGAGCGGTGGACGTCGAAAGGGAAGTGCAAGGTAGTGGTCGAGAACATCGGCGAGTGGACGCCGGTGGAGTAG